The DNA sequence CATGACAATGTATGCTGAACTTTACTTTGAAAGTATAATTGAATTTGTGACGTGTGAGAAGGCAAATGAATAATACATATTGTTGGCCAaaagtacaaataaatctcaGTTTGCACATCCTCAGGAAAAATAAACTCGACTATAAAAATCACTTAAGTTCAATTGGTAGGTTTATATGAACAAAATGCATTTTatcatgtgtaaaaaaaatcggccCACCAGTGAAATTCGATAATCAAGAGAGagaatataatacaatataggATAGAATGATCAGCAAACGGAACTCAGAAGCATGACAAAGATAGATTTTCATTCCTGTATTCAACCACCATACCCGTTATGGAGATGGCGTATTTTTAcaggatttttcaaatacgcCAACAAAATTGTGCCTAGAGAATTCCAATGGTGTCAAAGCATGTGCGGACAAGGTATTATgaagggaaaaaaggaaatgaatgGATTACGGGCAACTCGAGCCATTCTAGCAacagaaatattaatttgccttttattttttatacgtatagcCTCCGAGTCCAGTGATATATCGGATATCGTCATCAGACACACATGCGCGGTTAGTTTTCAACTTCTATTATCCACGTCAGATTTGCAACGATACGCGAACTTGTTAAAATACTTGGTCTATTCGGATGctcgaaaatatttacacaataGACGAGCGGAGTAGAACgcagaaaaatgaatgagtgaaaaataaatcgacaGAAACACTTGCTGAGTTTAGAAAATAACCGTTGGAGAATAAAATGAACGTGAATATAATTACCGTCTCCAGGTGAAAGAACCTCAACATCCACGCCCATAATTGCTTATTTTCTGCGgggaatatgtatatttattaaccgcaaaatttatatatatcaaaaaacaacaacaatatcaGATTCTGATGATTATTGGATTTATGAGATACCCCATTAAAACCAACAGGCAGCCTTACCTCGTGCTTTGACGACCGAATGCGAACCGAAATGCCGTTCACTGAACAATCTGGCTTCCTACTATTCCTAGGCTTATACGCTGTGTCGAACTCATAGAGGGGCCCTGGCCTTTCATTGGCTCCTTCTGTTAGGTCGGGAAACGAACACAATTTTTCGGCGGAGGGAGAAATGCTCATTTTGAGGCCAACTCGGTAGTTGTATCAGTGGCCACGCGGATCACTACGTATGCAGAGAGATATTCTAAGGGTATGCCATGCAGGTTGCATTGTTTCaatggcaaaaaaaagaactagcttttttcaaatattcgtatTCGGCATTGTATGTAGAATGGCACTATGAGAAGCTTTTTGGCGTTAACGACCCATAAACAGAAACAATAGTCAAAACCGTGTTATTTTATTCGGTTTATAGACATGGTAAAGACTGAACTATAGCATCGTCTTAACTTTGCGTCCTCCTTGTATTAGGCTGAATTTTCACGGGCGTCAATTgagaacttgaattttgagttttttcaTAAAGCTATCAATTGAGATATTTATACTTTCTGACAATGTTCTCTTAAAGCTTTGTAGAATAGCTTACATAGAGCTTCTGCAGCGCTCATTAGAAGTTTTGGTTGGGAACTTATTAGAAGCTTTTGGGGAGTTCCAGGTGTTACAACCTGACGGTCGTTTATTCCCGATTATTCACAATTCAGAACATAGGCTCCTGGGGTATGAAAAGGCATCTTAATTATGCACAAGTGCACGATTCTGGAATAATGAGAATAAATTAGATTAATTCATAATCTTAGTGTTTTCAATTCTTGGGATAAAAACCCAATTGAGAACCACCAGATTCACGGCAATAAAATTGCTGTTCGAAGTTTTCGAAGTAAAAAACTACTACTTTCGACAGAAGAGTTAATATGAGATAGCGCTGCTGTAGCAAAAGGGacacatttcaaaaaaagcgtCAAGAATTCTTATAGCAGAATAGAAATAAACGGATAAAAGTAGATATCCGCTTTGTGAAGGCGCTGTTTTCAGAAAACTTATTAAACGACATTTTCAAATCCCAATTAAATAAACTTATCGTCACCAACTAATTGAAACTAAGcgtattaaaaacaaaaaaaaaacatatgcatataaaaatttatgttaaCGTTCATGGCAATACAGAGGAAGAAACGTTCagttaaattcagaaaatcaaaatatttttgttgcgGTACCTACAGATAGAGATTTGAGTTGAATTATGTGGGAAGTAGGTAAAAGTAACGGACTTTGTATTGTCGGGCAAAAACGTAGCGCGCtggatttcagattcgtcagTCGAGCTCCGGACATGGTGACGACCAGAACCCAGAACCGCTCGAGCCAGTTAAGTAGATTTTGGTTTCTAAATTCTAAGCAAAGCggcacggggggggggggggggagggaagcGTCAATTTGAAGTTGAATACGAGTAGGCGCAGATGCACGTTAGGGCATCTTATTCCCGTCGGAGTGGATACTGAGGTGCTCATGTGAccgattcatttatttatctaacACAGAAGTAATGAATTGgcatgaattctacgaatttaaCTATTGCGATTTTGTAGAATTCgtgcaatttctttattttcgctTCAAATAATGTTGCATTGGAGTTTTTCTGTTCTGAATTGCGTATAAAATGGGACTGTTAAGCTCGTTTTCGCGTTTGAGATACGTCGtcttcgatatttggaaatataggtatacaacgtcgaaatcgactaggGCACCCCCTTAACTCACTAATATGATTTTTGACAAGCTTTAGAAAATGAAATCTTGAAAGCAATCAAAGAATCCTATCTGACAAGCAAAAATACTAACCACAAGACAGttaataaaaactttattttactGCTTCACCACAATTAATCATACAAATATTACCGATAAAATCACCgctatttcaatattttcgcaTATACACGTAATCATAATATTAGTTTTGTTTtgcttaaaaaatattaagtattaagtacaataaatatacaaaCCATTTGATAAGTACGTTACGCAGTTATAATAGACtttcatcaataattattactcTGCTATGATGCCTATATGTGCCATATGTATACCATAATACTAGACTTTATCGCGACATTCTCTTATGTGTGTAAAAGCAGACAAATTTTTggggtacatacatactaacatgagcaaaataaatatttcaggcCTATAGTTCACTATGGGATAGTATAATACAGGGAGGATAAACGagcgaataattttcattacattatTACAACAAAGCGAGCCGTATTTgacataatattaattatgaagttacaatataaataattcgaTATACCGTGGCGTTGTATTGtagtaaaaaatactttttcccTGTCATAAGGTAATTTCGTCCCTGCTGCTTTGAAAGTCGTACTAGCGAACAAGTCAACCAAGAACAGAGAGTTGTCAGAAAAGAATACTGTTTACAAGTGCAATAAAAGTATGCAACTATTTCTCTATGCGTAAGCGTATCAAAGCAGATGCTAATATTTATAGGCCTATCTATAATGGACTGCCGGAAGTTTGAATATtctttaaatttataaataaaattaacataaaaatatccataaatattattaatgaatCAACATTCTTTCGATAATAGGTCAAAATATtgccagaatatttttttctttttggtacTTTCAACTGATTACCTGTTCAAAATCATTATACTGAGATTAATTAGGTAAATCGTTTATAatgatttgttaaattttgatGGCTATTCACATTCATAGAGAATGTTTGTCACTGTGGAATGTTATATACAACCTCAAGTTAATATTCTCAGCAATTAAATCAGATCTTTATAATGCAGTTATCATgctatgaatataatataaggaTGTTGTATACGAAACTGTCTGcttctaatatacatataattctcTCAGAGTATCATCGTTGCGGATCAATACTCAAATGTATTCGAAACTCCGGTGTGTCAACTTGTCTTGAAAATATGATTTGATCATACAATTATCttcaatattattgtaatatatcATACAGTTTTTAGACTGAATTCCATTCACTTGGCCTCTAATCTATCTAACAGGCTATTCCTTATACCGTACATCACTAGACCTGTGATAAACTCTCTCCAGGAGAGCCCTTGTTATACTTCCAGGCAATTTTTGATGCTTCTTTATTAAATCTTCTAACGCTGTTGCTACCTGAGTAAACAAATATGTTTATTACCAATTCAGAGCGCATTAACCATATTTGCAATACTTGATAGTCTCAATATTATCAATTCCTTTTCAGACAGTTTGCTGAACCTATGATTTGATACATTACAATTTGGCTTATTACTGTCATGTAGGATCAACCTTGAAACTATATCATTTTAAACTTCGAGACATTTTgatgattgataaaaaaaaacaatgaaattgaattacacAAGTCTCCCATAGATGATACAATGCAAGGTTTTAATACAAAGATTTAAACATACCTTTACCTGGAGCTCTTCAGCTGACAGGGAACCGTCATATGAAATTGGTTCGCCGACAAAAGTAACAAGTTTCACTGGAAAGCCACCAAATATTGGCACAAACGGAAATCTGGTTGCTGCATAAATCCGAAGCCATATTCTTCTACCCCAACTCACTGTCCGGAATGCTTCTCTTAAATTCCTTGTGAAGATAGGAATTATGTTCTAATATGACAAAATGAAtggtttttaaacaaaatgggtatataatatttaatacttGCCAAAAAGGTAATCAAATCTATTAATCTTACCACTTTTGCATCCAGTGCTACCTTAGCAAAACCTAATCGCTTTTTCCACATAAGGCGGTAATAAGAGTCCCCAAATTGTGCCTCGTAAACACCTCCGGGTGAGATAGCTAGCATGTTTCCCTCTTTCAAAATAGATGAGCATGTCTGTATTGTACCGGGAATAACTTTCAAGACATCGGATATGATGGACCAACCAGGAACTTTGAATAAGAAACGATCGCCAACTGTGTGGATTAGTTTGGAATTGTAAAGGAATACTTTGGATATGAAATAGTAAAGGTCTATCGGAATAGCTCCATGGTAATAAACGAACAATACTGGCTCGTTTTCTGGAATGTTACTCAGTCCAACAATCTCGTAACCTGTTGAAAACCATGGTAAATAACattaaaaacattaaaaattataaacttttcttcagaatattttctacTCTAGATTCAAAAGTTTAATTGATGATCATAAGACCAGTCTTCTACTTAAAAATTCAGCAGCTTATCAACATTTGCACAGACAAGAATATTCAatgtattttcataatttcatttcatcataGTTTAATACACctcgaaaatatttaaaacatgAACTGTTCTCAAAATTCTTCTGCAGATAATCATTGAACAATAAAAAGTTGACTCGGACATCACCTTAAATAAAGTCTGACTAGTAACTACGTCTAACTGGGTCTAGAAATTTCAAGATTATCACTTtgagtgaaaatataaatcgaATACAATGTTTTGAAGGTAAAGTCGGTTACCAAAAACCTAGACTTATATTCGGGCCAATGCGGTATTTGTCcttcaaattattatcaaccaCTTTACTCTGCGTTTTTACAATATGAAATTGGATTCCCTCCCAATTACGCACCATGCCATATCCATCCATGAGCATCCCAAACCGCGGCTACTGTATTTCGTGCTGCATTTTTCCAATCAGTTTCGTACGCATGTCTTAATCGAGCTCTGAAACAATATTCAATGTAAAATTGGGTTACATCCTAATACATAATGTAGTTGGAATCTCAGTGTGGATGAACTgcattctttcattttaaGTTTAAGCCATATCATCGAAAAATTGATGTATAGGAATCAGACCATACCTATGTAATTTGTAGACATAAAGAATTGATGCAGTGGCGTAAAGGAGTACGACAATGACTAAAGGAAGTAGAAACGTAATGAGTAAAGGCATAAGCAGCCATGATAGCCAGAGCGTGAAGTCCACGTCGATATCGATGTATTCAACTGAAAAGGTTGAAATCATatcattcaaaattatttttgaaagtaaGGCACATCAGATAATGTCTATCTATTCAATGCTAATAGTTATCCATTCACTTCTGACTCTactgaacaaaaaaacggtTCAACGACAGTCATTTCATTCGAACTGGATCATATTCTGTAGTGTTTTTTGTTGGTATTGTGCCGAGTTTTGCATTTGGGAAAGAGAATGAATCTGCACTGGTCACTCCAGATAGTCCGTATGCTTGCATGTTTTGAAACGAAGTTGTATGGCCCATCTGAATCAAAAATTAAGAGAAGACAAAATAGTTTTAAAATCTCTGGTAATGATGTTTGTGTCAATAATAGGGCACCAAAATGAACGAATATCCCTAGTATGTAATAAGAATGAATCCGATCGAAATCGAATAACACATGCCAAGATATCAatgatttcagaaaaaattttataattagagTGTTCAAAGTGATAAAACTCTGGTGTTTTTGATCCGATTCACATGTTTTTGGGCTCATTTTACTTGCCGAGCAAGTTCCCACAAGTTGTTTGAAAACAATGTGAGAGATATCACACTAAAGTATTGTCATATCACTCATATCGAAACGTGCAAATGTACGTGCTGACAAACATCTGTTATACCGCTCTAACAAAAATCCATTTACATATAGTTTGAGGATAACTGCTTGTAAAGATTTGTTCAAGCGATCTCTGGAGATCTCTGTGGCAAAGAAAATAAGCCCCACAACACTGAAATCAGATCCGAAACACAAAAGTCGAATCCTTACAAATGTTTGAACTATAAAATCTTTCCTCGATACGTCAGCTGGTATTACTCGACTTTActcaaattcatttctattatATGTCAGAGATGCTATATTATTCGTTGTTACTGTCATCGGCACAAACAGCATCTctggagatttttttaatatctttttttcttctttcaactaTTGATTCAGATGTTGATCAGTCAATTGCTTAATAACCAAGGTCCGAATACATTCAACTTCTCATATTATATCATCATATTGTACTGCTATCCTTTGGTATTATCTAAAATGCACGAACGCTACTCTGATACACACCATTACTTTGACTAATTATTATGCGAATACAAGACTGAAGTGACTCATCTGGGTTTAGTCTGTAATATGGATACATgtagtgaaataaataatcataatgTACGCCTGTCATAACTGTGGCAATCTCATGCTCTGCGTATTTCAACTGAtgacattattatttttggtaaaaaattaaatcccgCTAGATTTCACAAGCTgcaaaaagtatttttcatcaGAATTTCGCGTTTATACTGAAATTGTTTCAGTATCCGTAGTTTTACATAGATTTGTAATAATCCAAAGTTAGAGACACAGTGCATGTAAATTAATGAGCAAATAAACTAAAATATCAGTGGAAGTAATTTGGAAGGAAATTGACGAAATAATAAGACCCAATATCTAACATCACCTGTAGTTACGTTTAGTTTTCGGAATAAAAGATGATGCGTTGTTTTttcaatagaaaataaataaaatgtttacctATGAAACCACCTATCAGCTGCCAAATATTTGGTACTAGCGATATcatgtttataaattatgatcaGAGATAGacaaaatgaaacaaactAATCACAATGTTTAATAATTGTAATCAATTCACGCACATAATTgtttttggtgtttttttttctattctttttttctttctctgcaaAAACCTGGCGCGTATTCTCGTATTTCGCAGTTTGGGGTTAGGTTCTACGGTTTCTTGATTTGAACAGCTTCTGAATTCCAATTCGACTTGATCTGTCCAGTCCAGCTGAGTGGAATAAATATCGCGAGGTATGACGTCATACGTCGATTTTTGTCCGTGAATCCGAACGgtaaaatggaaatttttttcaactgacgAAGTAAAACGTTatcaaaaataacaatattaaatattatcaaaatccGACCTAAACATATTCTACTCGGCAAAAAGTATTGCAAGACATTTATTGGAAACGATTTTGTGGAAATACACATCCACGTCCTCTACGTTTTTCTAGCCTCGAAAAAGTTTCGATCTTTGACTATTTTACAGGTTGACGTATCCATTTCGACTATGAAGTCTTGACCGAAGTATTTAACCGACTTTGGGAGAAAAGTTATTGCTTGGACTGTTCTGACGGAAGAATTTAAGACTCTTACCCGTAGGTAAATTTGTGGCCAGTGCTCGGCGGGTAAGCGGGTCTGTAGCCATAAAAAGCTGTGTTAACGATCAATCCGGTAGCTTCTTTATCGGCGGGACCGTGTAGCTTAGCACGCAACCCCCTAAGCAGCATACAGACCCGATGAGTAACCGATTTAACTATGATCACTTATGTTCAGTCAACGACCGAGCGCTCAACCGAATATTTGCACCAGACGAAGCTAGGTCCCTACAAAGGGACTCTAGACGAAGCTATGCCGCTATTTACATACtgtagtatgtatgtatgtatagctGACAAGCGTCAGCTATATGAAGCGATTTGAGTAATTGACAACTGTCACTGGGACCGGCGTTGGAATAAACGAATTAGTTGTTGAGAATGGTGGAAATGAAGTATGAAGTTCCGTTAAAATGTGTCAAACCGAGTTGATTTTATATCGAGTGTAATATAGATAATAAGATAACTCAGTTATCTAAATCGAAAGATAGGTTAGGTATATCACTGGAAGTCGGAGTAGCGAGCATGCACCGTTGGCTATCTTCACCGCAGGCTGCGGGCCGCGCAGCAGGGAGAGGAGAGGCTGTTTCACAACGGCAGGGGAACTAACGTTCGCTACACGCATACCTACGTAACGTGAAATTCTATCTACTGAACGTACATACCTAAATGCGGCTGTATTATACTATAGTGTTAGTTTCCGACTGAAATTCAACGCGTTATACAGCAAACAAAGTTAAAAATCGTAGTTAGTTTTCGGGTAGTTCGAGCGTTTGGTCGATATACGTGTACGCGGCATGAGTTAGCAAGACTTGTGAGCAACCTAGCTAtgtaaaattttggaaaagttgCGACCTCACGGCCTTTACGAATCTCTTATCCAATGAGGTTTGTTCGTTACAACGACGATCAGCCACCCTCCGCTGTCTTCTACCTTCGTCATATAGCTCACCGCGCAACGAATACTTACCAGATGAAGGTATTTATTATCCATTACCAATTATCAAATAATATACCGTCGTTTTCGATTGATTGATTTCATGCGCGCGCGCGATTGTCACCGTAGACTTTTAACTGTATCCACCTCACTTCGGGTACAGGCTGTACGTTTTGAGCTTTGTTTATCATTGTATTTACTGTTATGTTTGCATCCTTACTCTCTCTCTACAATCGCATTGTTTTTATCTGCATTTCTTACTACGTGCAAGGCTCTGGCCAAGGAAATCTGTTCATTTCCCTGACATGTAACGTTTGGATTGAAAGGGATGCAATAAGCAAtggtttttacttttatactCAAATAAACCCAATCAGAACTGTTGAATACATATTTTACTAACTATTTctaccacattttttttatgtatggCATTTCACAAGGAGTTGCATTTCACTTTCTTGCCTCTTATCACTAGACAGCCTCAAATTATTCTTTAATCCATATTTTTTGCTTTGGGTATTGTCACCTTTTTCCATTTTAAAGaaagattttaaataataaaagtgtAAGTCTGTTTCAAAGACCCTGttatttaattctttttgtCCAGAGTGagacaagtttaaaaaaacatgTAACGCCAATTGATCTTAGGATACACAATTGAATACTGCAGGTGCAAATTCTTCTCAACTAGATAGTAGCAAAAGTACTACTTTAATAGgaagaataaatttatcaatagTCAATTATTATGACAGTGATATTGAAAGTAAGTGTTAGCAATATTATATCAATATCAGCAGAGCGGTTTTCTCCATTTAAAACCTTTTTTCGTCTACCAAAGCTTAACTCTCATCATTTACAAAATTACTTGAACCTTTGTCAGTTTTAGGTCTGGACCTTATTTTCCAAGTCTGCTTTTCTTCGATAAAATGAATCAGAAAAAGAAGggtaaatttttgttcaaattttgctTGATGCAACCTGTTTAGTTTACATtacctttatttttttgcaatttctcaCAACTTTTATGCAGATTTTacacattgaaaataaatacctTACCGCGAtagattattcaattattcttgGATAACTCTAAAATGATATGTTTTCTTTCAGTGTTAACTTTACAAATTGTCATTACTGttgattttatcgaaatattaTACCAAACAATTACCTTTTTGTTACAGGTCTCCTGCTGTGAATTTCATCAAGTTTATATACACAATAATAATGTACTGGCAGAAACTACTGGTGTAGTTTGTTATTTGAAATAAGGTTGGATTTTCATTGTTTGTTGTTTAAATACTaatagaaaattgagaatGTTATACTACTTGTGATTTTTCTTTGCTACACGTTCCAAACATCTCAAAAAAACGTTGGGgacaaacaaatattttcatgaatttacaTTCTCGTGACTTTTCGTGGCATGCATGATAATATACAAAAACAAGCTTATTTGCCTAAAAAATCATGTTACATTTGGTCAATTTTCTACAGGCAATTAGAACCAATCAACCGAATCAAGCAAAATCAATATTCGCGCATATATCTgtggagaataaatttttgtgactAATTATAAACCTAAAAATCTATGTCAAGTCagcaaattttattgaatatctttaatttatattcttaGTTTGAAgttgtttttaaataatagcAGAACTACTATAACTAAGAGTTGTTTCGCAGCTATTACATGGCTGATTAGATGATATGCtgtggattttattttttttcgtgataCTGATTGCAGATTATTATGAACAGTTACTTAGTCATgcattcatttaatttttgccacaattattttttgcacAGTACTCGTGAATATATTAAATCTTAAAAAGTATTACAAGAAATTTGACTTTGTTCTAGATAATGTCCGACGATGAAGCCACCATGGATTCAATGGACACAGAGGAGGATATTTTTACACCTCGTAGTCGTAGCCTTGGCTCTGTAGCTAGAAAATCCAAGAGCCTACGAACACTTCGATCACGTGTCCCGTCAAGTCCACTCCTCAACCGCAATGCATCCAGTGTCAGGCGGAGTACAAGGAATAGAATGCAAACTTACGATAATCTGAATACCAGCTGGATCCTAGGTAGATGATGATCGATGTGTTATTGATTGGTTCTTATTTGCTTTTCTTCCGGTGCAAATTAAAAacgtttttatcattttttgctCCTTTAGGTACACAAACTCTCAAGGGTTATCCGATGTTTCGACAACCAGGCTCATCATCTGATAAAGAAATGGTGGAGGAAGTGAATGAAAGGAAGCGTGAATTGAAACGAAGAATACCTTTGAAGTCGCGGGAAAATCATCCGCTGAACAAAGGTCCTACTAGGCACATTAGGGCGCTACGTGATCGAGAGCAGGATCGAGAGCTTCGAGACAGACCAGATCGAAGCAAGGAACTTAGGGAAAGACAGGAACGTGATAAGGAACCAAGAGATAGGTCAAATATAGATAAGGAATCCTTAGAGAAGCACGAACAAGACAAAGAATCTAGAGATGACGCAGAGTCGGTTAAAGAATCGAAAGAAGGACCGAGACAAGATGAGGACAGATCTGAAAAAGAACtgaaagagagaggagagaaagatTCTAGAAATAAAACAGAACTGACTGCTGGccatgacgaaaaagaaatgaggTAAATCGATTTTGTAAACACAATTCGGATGTTCTTTATACATTAGGCGCTTTGTACTTTACAGAAGAACCAAGTCTCTCGGTTCCCCTAGGCTTAGAGAAGGCCCTGTGACCAGATATATGttggaaaaagatgaaaaaccgAAAGCAGAACAGAACGACGACGAAGACAGTTCTCAAGAGAGTCACAAGCCGCATAACAACGAAAATTCTGATAATGAAGATGTTAGTATTCCCAATTTTCTGAAATCATCACCTAGAATTCAAACTGTGTCATTAGTAACTTATATAGCAACTATTGTCacgttctttctttttttatcaaggGTTACGAAGATATGTatacaagaataaaaagaacCAAAAGAGCTACACAGCGCCAACTACAAAGGGATAAGAAATTAGGTAAGTTAATTGGCCTATCGTCAGTCACAgtgtaatatacctatatcagGAAAATGGCTCTGTACATTGACTGAAATCTATACCAAAACTGTCTGCTTCCTTCTCACTTTTATGAAATACTAATTTCTGATGCAACGAATGACTCAAAACTGTTGAACCATTAACAATCGTCAGTACATTACCGCTTGAAATGTTAACAATAACATCAAATCCTACTAATGttcgtttttattcatttgtagTGGAGGAGAGTGATTTGAGTGAGTCGTCGGACTCTCCAGGACCTCGAAAGTACAGCTTACGGCAAAAAAAACCAGCCGTCGATAGGTTCCAAGCTAGTGTTGAACCGGTGCAAAGATCATTCCGCGTATTGAGAAGTGTACTCACTAATTCAATGAGAAGATGTAAGCACAGGAGTAAGAGCACCAGCTCTAGTGATTCAAGTGATTCTGAACCACAACGTTATGATaagaaaaa is a window from the Diprion similis isolate iyDipSimi1 chromosome 6, iyDipSimi1.1, whole genome shotgun sequence genome containing:
- the LOC124407677 gene encoding transmembrane protein 68 isoform X1 codes for the protein MISLVPNIWQLIGGFIVEYIDIDVDFTLWLSWLLMPLLITFLLPLVIVVLLYATASILYVYKLHRARLRHAYETDWKNAARNTVAAVWDAHGWIWHGYEIVGLSNIPENEPVLFVYYHGAIPIDLYYFISKVFLYNSKLIHTVGDRFLFKVPGWSIISDVLKVIPGTIQTCSSILKEGNMLAISPGGVYEAQFGDSYYRLMWKKRLGFAKVALDAKVNIIPIFTRNLREAFRTVSWGRRIWLRIYAATRFPFVPIFGGFPVKLVTFVGEPISYDGSLSAEELQVKVATALEDLIKKHQKLPGSITRALLERVYHRSSDVRYKE
- the LOC124407677 gene encoding transmembrane protein 68 isoform X2, with translation MPLLITFLLPLVIVVLLYATASILYVYKLHRARLRHAYETDWKNAARNTVAAVWDAHGWIWHGYEIVGLSNIPENEPVLFVYYHGAIPIDLYYFISKVFLYNSKLIHTVGDRFLFKVPGWSIISDVLKVIPGTIQTCSSILKEGNMLAISPGGVYEAQFGDSYYRLMWKKRLGFAKVALDAKVNIIPIFTRNLREAFRTVSWGRRIWLRIYAATRFPFVPIFGGFPVKLVTFVGEPISYDGSLSAEELQVKVATALEDLIKKHQKLPGSITRALLERVYHRSSDVRYKE